From one Plasmodium malariae genome assembly, chromosome: 12 genomic stretch:
- the PmUG01_12067700 gene encoding transcription factor IIIb subunit, putative: protein MVGQFIPSSGNKSFILSWGIRESREISLQKGYVNIQKIADNLHLSSQHIEAAQRIYLMALQRNFTMGRNNSYVAASCLYTICRREKSPIMLIDFSDILQTPVKPLGKTFLKLLRLLHINVPNIDPSLFLERFAHKLNLKNDIYKVTYTGIKLIQAMTRDWISTGRRPTGLCGAALLISTRMHGIPINSNTIANIVRISNPTIIKRLSEFKNTNTAKIKASEFDSISINDIPSSTIPPCVISYNKRKLKYEIIEKNKTLSLLHSEEQFTASTKSLYDSENLTEEVYTPKILDDSSSLRNSVINTIYDDVYNDADTCNNFSFVDNHSSCNELEYCTTVSCAVSEGRDIERDKQGEEQREREMQKGAEEGRERERTDLVNNIAQKKNQESGILSNSGINLEEICNDNPEGNDIDNLALKIMNTISIEGSCDKLKINNNFAKSKAGKACSNGVTTSSTGSIGSISTTGSINEKEHDNVEREYMKQKGEEKDVDALSMKSVFSIPNTNKMSDLEYSITTSPILDKDNELNKSNITCAYSCKNFANADEIREPQNISKLHNAMNSNSCSDFTGFDGCSTTYQLDNLSRSSKTNLFEEECSNKGSELTDNNFYCSTLKETVNSELSSVLNDVDEFNYLECNNIQGKNINNTEIGCSDNIFNGLKSANNVSSALTDLSYFFENNSNCTNDQSVNFNSNSDTSIEPDDETLSDIYDSEMENIMLSEKEKEIKMLIWDDMMKNYLPHLSKQLRKKKKRNNTDNTTNGKNKMRNKQKKKVDDLQDTQSTGDSVLRALEKSDRNLSGKINYQVLKSLFSS from the exons ATG GTTGGTCAGTTCATCCCGTCGAGTGGAAACAAGTCGTTCATATTGTCATGGGGCATAAGAGAAAGCAGGGAAATATCACTGCAAAAAGGTTATGTAAACATTCAGAAGATAGCCgataatttacatttatcaAGTCAGCATATCGAAGCAGCACaaagaatttatttaatgGCATTACAAAGAAATTTTACCATGGGTAGAAATAATTCCTATGTTGCTGCATCTTGTTTATACACAATATGTAGGAGGGAAAAATCTCCTATCATGTTAATAGATTTTAGTGATATATTACAAACACCTGTAAAACCTTTAggaaaaacttttttaaaattattaagattATTACATATCAATGTTCCAAACATAGATCCCTCTTTATTCTTAGAAAGATTTGCTCATAAACTTAATTTAAagaatgatatatataaagttacTTATACAGGTATCAAACTCATTCAAGCGATGACAAGAGATTGGATAAGTACAGGTAGAAGACCAACAGGTTTATGTGGTGCTGCTCTTTTAATATCAACAAGGATGCATGGTATTCCAATTAATTCGAATACGATAGCTAACATTGTTAGAATTTCAAATCctactattattaaaagattgtcagaatttaaaaataccAATACTGCTAAAATTAAAGCTAGCGAATTTGATTCAATCAGTATTAATGATATACCTTCAAGTACTATACCTCCATGTGTTATTTcgtataataaaagaaaattaaaatatgaaataatagaaaaaaataaaacattatcCTTGCTTCACTCCGAAGAACAGTTTACTGCTAGTACAAAATCGTTATATGATTCAGAGAATCTAACGGAAGAAGTATACACGCCAAAAATTCTCGATGACAGTAGTTCATTGCGCAATAGTGTTATTAATACCATATATGATGATGTCTATAATGATGCTGATACTTGTAATAACTTTTCTTTTGTGGATAACCACTCATCTTGTAATGAGCTAGAATATTGCACTACGGTTAGTTGTGCTGTGAGTGAGGGTAGGGATATCGAAAGGGATAAGCAAGGGGAAGAACAAAGGGAAAGGGAAATGCAAAAGGGAGCGGAAGAGGGAAGAGAGAGGGAAAGAACGGACCTAGTAAATAATATAGcacaaaagaaaaatcaaGAAAGTGGGATTTTATCGAATAGTGGAATAAATTTAGAAGAAATATGTAATGACAATCCTGAGGGAAATGATATAGATAATTTagcattaaaaattatgaacactATTAGTATAGAAGGGAGTTGTGACAAgctcaaaataaataataattttgcaaAAAGTAAAGCAGGCAAGGCTTGCAGTAATGGTGTTACTACTAGTAGTACAGGTAGTATTGGCAGTATTAGCACCACTGGCAGcattaatgaaaaagagcACGATAACGTAGAAAGGGAGTATATGAAACAGAAAGGGGAAGAAAAGGATGTGGATGCCTTATCCATGAAATCCGTTTTTTCAATTCCTAATACAAACAAAATGTCAGATTTAGAGTATTCAATAACTACTTCACCCATTTTAGACAAAGacaatgaattaaataaaagtaatataacGTGTGCATATAGttgtaaaaattttgcaAACGCAGATGAAATAAGGGAGCCCCAAAATATTAGTAAACTTCATAATGCTATGAATAGTAATAGTTGTAGTGATTTTACAGGCTTTGATGGTTGCAGTACTACTTATCAGTTAGATAATCTAAGCCGTAGTAGCAAAACGAATTTATTTGAAGAAGAATGTTCAAACAAAGGTAGCGAATTGACAgataacaatttttattgCTCTACCCTGAAAGAAACTGTAAACTCAGAGCTAAGTAGTGTACTTAATGATGTAGATGAATTTAACTATTTagaatgtaataatatacaaggtaaaaatataaataatacagaaATTGGATGTAGTGACAATATCTTCAATGGATTGAAGAGTGCGAACAATGTTAGCAGTGCTCTAACCGACTTGAGCTATTTCTTTGAAAATAACTCTAATTGTACCAATGACCAAAGTGTTAACTTCAATTCAAACTCAGATACATCGATAGAACCTGATGATGAAACATTAAGCGACATTTATGATAGTGAAATGGAGAATATTATGTTAtctgaaaaggaaaaggaaataaaaatgctcATATGGGATGACatgatgaaaaattatttaccaCATTTATCAAAACagttgagaaaaaaaaagaaaagaaataatactGATAATACTacgaatggaaaaaataaaatgagaaacaaacaaaaaaaaaaagtagatgATCTTCAGGATACTCAATCAACAGGAGATTCTGTTTTGAGGGCTCTTGAAAAATCAGACAGAAATCTTTCTGGGAAAATTAATTACCAAGTATTGAAATCTCTTTTTTCCTCttga
- the MUS81 gene encoding crossover junction endonuclease MUS81, putative produces the protein MEDNNYMKKLANRKIRRNYSIHPENIIFYDYFNSLKRKALAQGHNNLVISFKKIISSILKYPLPIKNSLDAYKLKGVGKRFSYYFEKALSQTKEENRYNNVNDKNGSSSGHLLRISNHINKVINNADNFIRELDDELYNIRIIGESSEDSILRNIKEIEKDYSNSNNSRCNNKKFKRKKKKKKDNIISDESSYNRSNEKNNTLHLTAKAYIYTNSKNLNNTIVSDNTIYRNKSFLECEEKSTKRSISFAKERRKNNSNNKSTLCQKSKRIELNDFEKTVLTFLDTYGHLYNEGAMSKEEITIGFLKSYRNSVNINFRTLRRLIKLEYIEKVEIFDNNSCNISTTFSISKAKKSKLKVVSKIKLTPKGKHYLEHLDHVEYLQQKKSNLQEEIVFTKEERNKTSEKENNGDKKNILSDMLSSEENFENAENVSTRIKKLEEWMKKENTYSNKENDIDLVNCDKASEKHFDISSFVTDDLNGYDIQSIDSSEEWKELNRKYGTSKYNTKREYQKNNDKSEKEYTYSSSAYTNYSISFGVTTKTEVNNCNNKERINSENEEDFIVDKNNNEGSSHNLHNLYVKKKKQDKSDNINLNFELKKKEINKKLKSSLKDRLQNRIMNMNKQKSNSSVLWSNVSKWNDFYDNYKLDGNGNGKGKKLTKLLFNHENKDEIINENRDERNDHGGHDTKKCTNDDTNTINKNGMNCISHCIIPNMDNNKVKLNGAEKSVDKEYKNNKSVLPSYNKTEQLSYYSGDWCKINYDINENIISYDKKDEKKENTKGYYLDRDTVRSQEKGILEYCKSENCNNQNCTKDNCTIENCSTKNYSIANYNTENYNTEMNSSLMKGISVLKKFGPNNKDNVTISDKQNIVDLIDLSDEASNNTIRSYASTDKYKRRPENCKMKKRNASNEEGKIKEDTRKKKRRKKKGEVKEEAEEMTEVGKEKEEMLKRKGIKGKNIHEINVKDKDLKDKDVKNKDVKGIDVGIGIEKDHISEGKGENKDCHVRYGPFEIVMVIDNRDVSGASYEQNEKMKKIFNNYKVKYITRNLPLGDIIWLCRRTIYYKKNSSKKISRKNKKKFKGEYERVTNEKKYGGILNNGSSGNDNNNNINRNKGNEEESGEEMKVKGDKEAAEQEVKDDEEIEYEEYVLKWIVERKTLNDLSASIVDGRYDEQKYRLMRSREIYHIIYLIENSNNSFKNYMNSTKVPYEMLTNAQHSTQLVNGFSILNSENMKHTFFLLCEMHIQIIQNIKEYCHIGENEYILHSDKLSLYLKNNASLWDHWNNESKKSKNNIVKEVFGKQLRLINMCGSEATELILSLWPTPFKLYEALNKYTYDGILAEKIKRIYLKNRDIIGKKRVKSPIDTQLIAQLRQMYAPDSI, from the exons ATGGAAGATAATAACTATATGAAAAAGCTAGCgaatagaaaaattagaagGAATTACAGTATACACcctgaaaatataattttttatgactACTTTAACAGTTTAAAACGGAAAGCACTGGCGCAAGGTCACAATAATTTggttatttcttttaaaaaaattattagttctattttaaaatacCCATTACCTATTAAGAATAGCCTGGAcgcatataaattaaaaggcGTAGGTAAGCGTTTTTCTTACTATTTTGAAAAGGCCTTATCACAAACCAAAGAAGAAAATAGGTATAATAATGTCAATGACAAGAATGGTTCTTCCAGTGGACATTTGTTACGCATTAGCAATCACATAAATAAAGTTATTAACAATGCAGATAACTTTATAAGGGAGTTAGATGATGAGctttataatataagaataattgGGGAATCGTCAGAAGATAGCATTTTAAGaaacataaaagaaatagaaaaggACTACTcgaatagtaataatagtagatgtaataataaaaaatttaaaagaaagaaaaaaaaaaaaaaagataatataatatctGATGAGAGCAGTTATAACCGTtccaatgaaaaaaataatactttgCATTTAACTGcaaaagcatatatatatacgaatagtaaaaatttaaataatactataGTATCAgataatacaatatatagaaataaatcATTCTTAGAATGTGAAGAAAAATCTACAAAAAGGAGCATTTCCTTTGCAAAGGaacgaagaaaaaataattccaataataaaagtacatTGTGCCAGAAGAGCAAAAGGATAGAATTAAATGATTTTGAAAAAACTGTTCTCACTTTTCTAGATACATATGGTCATTTATATAACGAGGGTGCAATGAGCAAAGAAGAAATAACTATCGGGTTTTTAAAATCTTATAGAAATTCggtaaatattaattttaggACCTTACGTAGgctaataaaattagaatatatTGAGAAAGTGGAAATCTTCGACAATAATTCATGTAATATTTCTACCACTTTTTCTATATCTAAggcaaaaaaaagtaaattaaaaGTTGTTAGCAAGATTAAATTGACACCAAAAGGAAAACATTATTTGGAGCATTTGGATCATGTGGAGTACTTGCAGCAGAAAAAGAGTAACTTACAAGAAGAAATTGTTTTTACAAAAGAGGAAAGAAACAAAACAtcagaaaaggaaaataatggcgacaaaaaaaatatcttatCTGACATGTTAAGTTCAGAAGAAAATTTTGAGAATGCTGAAAATGTATCAAcgagaattaaaaaattagaagaatggatgaaaaaagaaaatacttATAGTAATAAGGAAAATGATATTGACCTCGTAAATTGTGATAAAGCGAGTGAGAAACATTTTGATATATCTTCGTTTGTTACAGATGATCTTAATGGATATGACATACAATCGATAGACAGTAGTGAAGAATGGAAAGAgttaaatagaaaatatggtacaagtaaatataatacgAAAAGAGaataccaaaaaaataatgataaatctGAAAAGGAATATACATACAGTTCTTCAGCATACACTAATTATAGTATATCATTTGGAGTTACTACTAAGACAGAAGtgaataattgtaataataaggAGAGAATAAATTCGGAGAATGAAGAAGATTTTATAgtggataaaaataataacgaGGGTAGTTCACacaatttacataatttatatgttaagaagaaaaaacaagACAAAAgtgataatattaatttaaattttgaattaaaaaaaaaagaaattaataaaaagctAAAATCAAGTCTCAAAGATAGGTTACAAAATAGAATTATGAACATGAACAAACAAAAGAGTAATTCTAGTGTATTATGGAGTAACGTATCAAAGTGGAATGACTTTTACGATAATTACAAATTAGATGGCAATGGAAATGGTAAGGGAAAAAAACTAACTAAGTTGTTGTTCAATCATGAGAACAAGGATGAgattattaatgaaaatagaGATGAAAGAAATGATCATGGGGGACATGATAcgaaaaaatgtacaaatgaTGATACTAAtactattaataaaaatggaatgAATTGCATTAGTCATTGTATTATACCAAATATGGATAATaacaaagtaaaattaaacgGAGCTGAAAAATCAGTAGATAAAGAATACAAGAATAACAAATCAGTTCTACCATCTTATAATAAGACAGAACAGCTATCTTATTATAGTGGAGATTGgtgcaaaataaattacgacattaatgaaaatataattagttACGATAAaaaggatgaaaaaaaagaaaacacaAAAGGTTATTACCTTGACAGAGATACTGTAAGAAGTCAGGAAAAGGGAATTCTTGAATATTGCAAATCtgaaaattgtaataatcaAAATTGTACAAAAGATAACTGTACCATTGAAAATTGTAGCACTAAAAATTATAGCATTGCAAATTATAACACTGAAAATTATAACACTGAAATGAATTCATCACTAATGAAGGGTATATCCGTACTTAAGAAATTTGGTccaaataataaagataatgTAACAATTAGtgataaacaaaatattgtGGACCTAATTGATTTGTCAGATGAAGCATCAAATAATACTATAAGAAGCTATGCATCTACTGATAAGTACAAACGGAGACCTGAAAACTGCAAgatgaagaaaagaaatgcTTCAAATGAAGAAGGTAAAATAAAGGAGGACacgagaaaaaagaaaagaaggaagaaaaaagggGAAGTAAAAGAAGAAGCAGAGGAGATGACAGAAGTGGGAAAGGAGAAAGAGGAAATGTTGAAAAGGAAAGGAATAAAAGGTAAAAACATACatgaaataaatgtaaagGATAAGGACTTGAAGGACAAAGACGTAAAGAACAAAGATGTAAAGGGCATAGACGTAGGTATTGGTATAGAAAAGGACCATATAAGCGAAGGAAAAGGAGAAAATAAGGATTGTCATGTTAGGTACGGGCCATTCGAAATTGTTATGGTGATTGATAATAGAGATGTGTCAGGTGCAAGctatgaacaaaatgaaaaaatgaaaaaaatttttaacaattacaaagtaaaatatataactagAAATTTACCATTAGGTGACATTATATGGTTATGTAGGAgaacaatatattataagaaaaattcgtcaaaaaaaataagtcgaaaaaataagaagaaatTTAAAGGTGAATATGAAAGGGTAActaatgaaaagaaatatgGGGGCATCTTAAATAATGGTAGCAGTGGTAAcgacaataataataacatcaACAGAAATAAGGGAAACGAAGAGGAAAGTGGAGAAGAAATGAAAGTAAAGGGAGATAAAGAGGCAGCAGAACAGGAAGTTAAAGATGATGAAGAAATAGAATACGAGGAATACGTTTTAAAATGGATTGTTGAAAGAAAAACTCTAAACGATTTAAGTGCTAGCATAGTTGATGGAAGGTATGACGAACAAAAATATCGTTTAATGAGATCAAGagaaatatatcatataatatatttaatagaaaatagtaataattctttcaagaattatatgaattcTACGAAAGTACCATATGAAATGTTAACGAATGCACAACATAGCACTCAGCTAGTTAACGGTTTTTCTATATTGAACAGCGAAAATATGAAACATACCTTCTTTTTACTGTGTGAAATgcatatacaaattatacaaaatataaaagaatattgtCATATAGGAGAGAATGAATATATACTACATAGTGATAAGTTATctttatacttaaaaaataatgcttcATTATGGGATCATTGGAATAATGAATCTAAAAAATCCAAAAACAATATTGTTAAGGAGGTATTTGGTAAGCAGCTAAGacttataaatatgtgtggATCTGAAGCCACTGAACTTATTTTATCCCTGTGGCCAACACCTTTCAAATTATATGAAGCACTTAATAAGTATACATATGATGGTATACTTGCTGAAAAGATTAAACgaatttacttaaaaaatcgTGATATCATAGGTAAAAAAAGAGTCAAGTCTCCCATTGATACACAA TTGATAGCACAATTGAGGCAAATGTATGCACCTGACTCAATTTAA
- the PmUG01_12067800 gene encoding conserved Plasmodium protein, unknown function → MVAKKKDVKGILKKKVVKNAGKLAKVKTVKIKGAVSNKQKIKSKKFVHVYVYHPLQSISYIIYNYDEFV, encoded by the exons ATGGTAGCAAAGAAAAAAGACGTTAAAGGaatccttaaaaaaaaagtagttaAGAATGCAGGAAAATTAGCAAAAGTAAAAACGGTAAAAATTAAGGGAGCTGTTTCAAATAAGCAGAAGATCAAGTCCAAAAAATT TGTccatgtgtatgtataccACCCTCTTCAAagtatttcttatattatatataactatgatgaatttgtttaa